In Daucus carota subsp. sativus chromosome 4, DH1 v3.0, whole genome shotgun sequence, one DNA window encodes the following:
- the LOC108218297 gene encoding extensin: MGTKSMGSRMASFTATLVVLLVSLNFPVFITADSEQSYKYESPPPPEKSPPYKYESPPPPEKSPPYKYESPPPPKKYPPPYKYESPPPPKKYPPPYKYESPPPPKKYPPPYKYESPPPPKKYPPPYKYESPPPPKKYPPPYKYESPPPPKKYPPPYKYESPPPPKKYPPPYKYESPPPPKEYPPPPPKCPSPPPPPKCPSPPPPPKCPSPPPPPKCPSPPPPPKCPSPPPPSKCPSPPPPPKCPSPPPPPKCPSPPPPPKCPSPSPPPKCPPPPKPHKPKPPKYEYKSPPPPPKEDKCPPPKHEKSPPYKYESPPPPKKDKGYEYKSPPPPKKDEGYEYKSPPPPYHT; this comes from the coding sequence ATGGGAACTAAGAGCATGGGGTCTAGAATGGCCTCATTCACAGCAACCCTTGTGGTGCTACTTGTGTCACTTAACTTTCCAGTGTTCATCACTGCTGATTCTGAACAATCTTACAAGTACGAATCTCCACCCCCTCCTGAAAAATCTCCTCCTTATAAGTATGAATCTCCACCCCCTCCTGAAAAATCTCCTCCGTATAAGTATGAATCCCCACCGCCACCTAAGAAATATCCACCACCTTACAAGTATGAGTCTCCGCCACCACCTAAGAAATATCCACCGCCTTACAAGTACGAGTCTCCACCACCACCTAAGAAATATCCTCCACCTTACAAATACGAGTCTCCACCACCACCGAAAAAATATCCGCCGCCTTACAAGTATGAGTCTCCTCCACCCCCTAAGAAGTATCCACCACCATACAAATATGAGTCTCCTCCACCACCTAAAAAATATCCTCCACCATACAAGTACGAGTCTCCACCACCACCTAAGAAATATCCTCCGCCATACAAGTACGAGTCTCCACCGCCACCAAAAGAATATCCTCCACCACCTCCAAAGTGTCCTTCCCCACCGCCACCCCCCAAGTGtccatcaccaccaccacctcccaAGTGCCCATCACCACCTCCTCCTCCCAAGTGCCCGTCACCACCTCCTCCTCCCAAGTGCCCGTCACCACCGCCTCCGTCCAAATGTCCGTCACCACCGCCTCCTCCCAAGTGTCCCTCACCACCTCCTCCTCCAAAGTGTCCCTCACCACCACCTCCTCCCAAGTGTCCTTCACCATCCCCTCCTCCTAAGTGCCCTCCACCACCTAAACCCCACAAGCCAAAACCACCAAAATACGAGTACAAGTCTCCACCACCTCCTCCAAAAGAAGACAAATGCCCACCACCAAAGCATGAAAAATCCCCGCCTTACAAGTACGAGTCTCCACCACCTCCCAAAAAGGACAAGGGATACGAATACAAGTCTCCACCACCTCCCAAAAAGGACGAGGGATACGAATACAAGTCTCCACCACCTCCTTATCACACCTAA